The following proteins come from a genomic window of Achromobacter sp. AONIH1:
- a CDS encoding 3-hydroxyacyl-CoA dehydrogenase family protein, with amino-acid sequence MNTPLKHLAVVGAGGMGSGIAALFAARGAPVVLIDPVDGALDRARASIARQLGVYAAGDEAEAMARIRMSPDLEAAADCDLVIEAVPENLELKRGIFAKLDAICAPGAIFATNTSGLSINALAGAVTRRERFVGTHFFTPADVIPLVEVVRNDDTSEATVAVVMDALRAVGKRPVLVRRDIPGFIANRIQHALAREAISLLEKGVASAEDIDEVVKWSLGIRLALSGPLEQRDMNGIDVHHAIASYLYQDLENRQEPSELLRGKVERGELGAKSGQGFYAWSPERRERVLREKSEALAELAAWLERKAGGG; translated from the coding sequence ATGAATACTCCCCTCAAGCATCTGGCCGTGGTCGGCGCGGGCGGCATGGGCAGCGGCATCGCCGCGCTGTTCGCCGCGCGCGGCGCGCCTGTCGTGCTGATCGACCCGGTGGACGGGGCGCTGGACCGGGCCCGCGCCAGCATCGCGCGCCAGCTCGGCGTGTATGCCGCCGGCGACGAGGCCGAGGCGATGGCGCGCATCCGCATGTCGCCCGACCTGGAAGCGGCCGCCGATTGCGATCTGGTGATCGAGGCGGTGCCGGAAAACCTGGAACTCAAGCGCGGCATTTTCGCGAAGCTGGACGCCATCTGCGCGCCCGGCGCGATCTTCGCCACCAATACCTCGGGCCTGTCGATCAACGCGCTGGCCGGCGCCGTGACGCGCCGCGAACGCTTCGTCGGCACGCACTTCTTCACGCCCGCCGACGTGATCCCGCTGGTGGAAGTGGTGCGCAACGACGACACCTCGGAAGCCACCGTCGCCGTCGTGATGGACGCGCTGCGCGCCGTCGGCAAGCGGCCCGTGCTGGTGCGCCGCGACATCCCCGGCTTCATCGCCAACCGCATCCAGCACGCGCTGGCGCGCGAAGCGATCTCGCTGCTGGAAAAGGGCGTGGCCAGCGCCGAGGACATCGACGAGGTGGTCAAGTGGAGCCTGGGCATCCGCCTGGCGCTGTCGGGTCCGCTGGAACAGCGCGATATGAACGGCATCGACGTGCACCACGCGATCGCCAGCTATCTGTACCAGGACCTGGAAAACCGCCAGGAGCCGTCCGAGCTGCTGCGCGGCAAGGTCGAGCGCGGCGAGCTGGGCGCCAAGAGCGGCCAGGGCTTCTATGCCTGGAGCCCCGAACGCCGCGAACGCGTGCTGCGCGAGAAGAGCGAGGCGCTGGCCGAACTGGCCGCCTGGCTGGAGCGCAAGGCTGGCGGCGGCTGA
- a CDS encoding short-chain fatty acid transporter yields MNKLASFFTELMRKYLPDPFVFAIALTLLTVLLAIGVEGKSLTAMTTAWGKGFWSLLAFTTQMAVILAMGYVLATAPLTDRLLDRIVSHVHQPRTAIIVATLVGGIGSYLNWGFGLVIGGVVAKKLALKVKGVHYPLIIAAAYSGFTMYGLGLSASIPVLVATPGHPTAGQMGVIPLTQTIFSVPMLITSLVIIVTLPLLNAWLHPKLGDKVVEVDPAIDRDATQAGGADDMLEKNTIATRLNNSRILSLLIGLMGVGYVVLHFTGGGSLDLNLINFIILFLGIILLGTPAAYVAKLTEGIKTISGIILQYPFYAGIMAIMAASGLVTTISKIFVDVATPETLPFWGLISSFVINFFAPSAGGHWVIQGPFMIDAAKEIGSALNQTTMAVMLGNAWNDLVQPFWILPALALSKLKLRDVMGYTVIMMLWVGVIHIAAVLLWGYATH; encoded by the coding sequence ATGAATAAATTGGCGTCCTTTTTCACGGAGCTGATGCGCAAGTATCTGCCCGACCCCTTCGTCTTCGCGATCGCGCTGACACTGCTCACCGTGCTGCTGGCCATCGGCGTCGAAGGCAAGAGCCTGACGGCCATGACCACGGCCTGGGGCAAGGGCTTCTGGAGCCTGCTGGCCTTCACCACGCAGATGGCCGTGATCCTGGCGATGGGCTATGTGCTGGCCACCGCGCCGCTGACCGACCGCCTGCTGGACCGCATCGTCAGCCACGTGCACCAGCCGCGCACCGCCATCATCGTCGCCACGCTGGTCGGCGGCATCGGCAGCTACCTGAACTGGGGCTTCGGCCTGGTGATCGGCGGCGTGGTCGCCAAGAAGCTGGCGCTGAAGGTCAAGGGCGTGCACTACCCGCTGATCATCGCGGCGGCCTATAGCGGCTTCACCATGTACGGCCTGGGCCTGTCGGCCAGCATCCCCGTGCTGGTCGCCACGCCGGGCCATCCGACGGCCGGCCAGATGGGCGTGATCCCGCTGACCCAGACCATCTTCTCGGTGCCCATGCTGATCACCAGCCTGGTCATCATCGTGACGCTGCCGCTGCTGAACGCCTGGCTGCATCCCAAGCTGGGCGACAAGGTCGTGGAAGTGGACCCCGCCATCGACCGCGACGCGACGCAGGCCGGCGGCGCCGACGACATGCTGGAAAAGAACACCATCGCCACCCGCCTGAACAACAGCCGCATCCTGAGCCTGCTGATCGGCCTGATGGGCGTGGGCTACGTGGTGCTGCACTTCACTGGCGGCGGTTCGCTGGACCTGAACCTGATCAACTTCATCATCCTGTTCCTGGGCATCATCCTGCTGGGCACGCCGGCCGCCTACGTGGCCAAGCTGACCGAAGGCATCAAGACCATCTCCGGGATCATCCTGCAGTACCCGTTCTACGCCGGCATCATGGCCATCATGGCGGCCTCGGGCCTGGTGACGACCATTTCGAAGATCTTCGTCGACGTGGCCACGCCCGAGACGCTGCCCTTCTGGGGCCTGATCAGCTCCTTCGTCATCAACTTCTTCGCGCCTTCCGCCGGCGGCCACTGGGTGATCCAGGGTCCGTTCATGATCGACGCCGCCAAGGAAATCGGCAGCGCGCTGAACCAGACCACCATGGCCGTGATGCTGGGCAACGCCTGGAACGACCTGGTGCAGCCCTTCTGGATCCTGCCGGCGCTGGCGTTGTCCAAGCTCAAGCTGCGCGACGTGATGGGCTACACGGTGATCATGATGCTGTGGGTGGGCGTGATTCACATCGCCGCCGTCCTGCTTTGGGGCTACGCCACGCATTGA
- a CDS encoding SDR family NAD(P)-dependent oxidoreductase, giving the protein MSKPRAYLVTGGSAGIGAAIVRMLLDAGHAVVNIDYRLPDAPPAGLVSYQADLTDEARTKEVAREVTAAYDIVGLVNNAGATRPGTADTATLEDLDYVVNLHLRTALILVQAALPAMRAAGFGRIVNMSSRAALGKPDRVVYSATKAGLVGLTRTLAMELGGDGITVNAIGPGPIATDLFTKSNPAGAPQTERIINSIVVKRLGTPEDVARAAMFFLSPDNGFVTGQMLYVCGGTTLGVAPI; this is encoded by the coding sequence ATGAGCAAACCACGGGCTTACCTTGTCACCGGCGGCAGCGCCGGGATCGGGGCGGCGATTGTCCGCATGTTGCTGGATGCGGGCCACGCGGTGGTGAACATCGACTACCGGCTGCCGGACGCGCCGCCGGCGGGGCTGGTGTCTTACCAGGCCGACCTGACCGACGAGGCGCGCACGAAGGAAGTGGCGCGCGAGGTGACGGCGGCGTATGACATCGTGGGGCTGGTGAACAACGCGGGCGCGACGCGGCCGGGCACGGCCGACACGGCGACGCTGGAAGACCTGGACTATGTGGTCAACCTGCATCTGCGCACCGCGCTGATCCTGGTGCAGGCGGCGCTGCCGGCCATGCGCGCGGCGGGCTTCGGCCGCATCGTCAACATGTCGTCGCGCGCGGCGCTGGGCAAGCCCGACCGCGTGGTCTATTCGGCCACCAAGGCCGGGCTGGTGGGCCTGACGCGCACGCTGGCCATGGAACTGGGCGGCGACGGCATCACGGTCAACGCCATCGGCCCCGGCCCCATCGCCACGGATCTGTTCACGAAGAGCAATCCGGCGGGCGCGCCGCAGACCGAGCGCATCATCAACAGCATCGTGGTCAAGCGCCTGGGCACGCCCGAGGACGTGGCGCGCGCGGCGATGTTCTTCCTGTCGCCCGACAACGGCTTCGTCACCGGACAGATGCTGTACGTGTGCGGCGGCACCACGCTGGGCGTTGCGCCGATCTGA
- a CDS encoding IclR family transcriptional regulator, with translation MAEQDAQQPSDSYVQSFARGLSVIRAFGPDRAQMTLSEVAAVTGLTRAGARRILLTLEHLGYVTVEDRRFALTPRILELGYAYLSATPLWNLALPYMEEVAEQTRESCSVSVLEGADVVYILRLSTHKVMTINLAVGSRLPAWVTSMGRVLLAGLPPAERDRVLAMSQIQAYTPHTVTDVAELRRLLDGVRADGYACVAQELEPGLQSVAVPIVDRSGRVIAAMNVSGHANRYTREAMLEAFLPPLRRAADQINHALLRR, from the coding sequence ATGGCCGAGCAGGACGCCCAGCAACCCAGCGACAGCTACGTGCAATCCTTCGCGCGCGGCCTGTCCGTGATCCGGGCGTTCGGCCCCGACCGCGCGCAGATGACGCTGTCCGAAGTCGCGGCCGTGACCGGCCTGACGCGCGCCGGCGCGCGCCGCATCCTGCTGACGCTGGAGCACCTGGGCTACGTCACCGTCGAGGACCGCAGGTTCGCGCTCACGCCGCGCATCCTGGAGCTGGGCTACGCCTACCTGTCCGCCACGCCGCTGTGGAACCTGGCGCTGCCGTACATGGAGGAAGTGGCCGAGCAGACGCGCGAGTCCTGTTCCGTGTCGGTGCTGGAAGGCGCCGACGTGGTCTACATCCTGCGCCTGTCCACGCACAAGGTCATGACCATCAACCTGGCCGTGGGCAGCCGCCTGCCGGCCTGGGTCACGTCCATGGGCCGCGTGCTGCTGGCCGGCCTGCCCCCGGCCGAGCGCGACCGCGTGCTGGCCATGAGCCAGATCCAGGCCTACACGCCGCACACCGTCACCGACGTGGCGGAACTCAGGCGCCTGCTGGACGGGGTGCGCGCCGACGGCTACGCCTGCGTGGCGCAGGAGCTGGAGCCGGGGCTGCAATCGGTGGCCGTGCCCATCGTCGACCGCAGCGGCCGCGTGATCGCGGCGATGAACGTCAGCGGCCACGCCAACCGCTACACGCGCGAAGCGATGCTGGAAGCTTTCCTGCCGCCGCTGCGCCGCGCCGCCGACCAGATCAACCACGCGCTGCTGCGCCGCTAG
- a CDS encoding 3-oxoacid CoA-transferase subunit A, translating into MISKLVANAATALADVPDGATVMIGGFGTAGQPMELIDALLEQGAKDLVIINNNAGNGTAGLAALLGANRVRKIICSFPRQVDSQIFDGLYRSGKIELELVPQGNLAERIRAAGAGIGAFFTPTGYGTPLAEGKETREINGRQYVLEYPLHADYALIKAERGDRWGNLVYRKTARNFGPIMASAARVAVAQVREIVELGELDPENVVTPGIFVQRVVRIDAAPAAKEQQ; encoded by the coding sequence ATGATCTCTAAGCTTGTTGCCAACGCGGCGACCGCCCTGGCGGACGTACCCGACGGCGCGACCGTCATGATCGGCGGCTTCGGCACGGCCGGCCAGCCGATGGAGCTGATCGACGCGCTGCTCGAACAGGGCGCCAAGGACCTCGTCATCATCAACAACAACGCCGGCAACGGCACCGCCGGCCTGGCCGCGCTGCTGGGCGCGAACCGCGTGCGCAAGATCATCTGCTCGTTCCCGAGGCAGGTGGACTCGCAGATCTTCGACGGCCTGTACCGCAGCGGCAAGATCGAGCTGGAGCTGGTGCCGCAGGGCAACCTGGCCGAGCGCATCCGCGCCGCCGGCGCCGGCATCGGCGCCTTCTTCACGCCCACGGGCTACGGCACGCCGCTGGCCGAGGGCAAGGAAACCCGCGAAATCAACGGCCGCCAGTACGTGCTGGAATACCCGCTGCACGCCGACTACGCGCTGATCAAGGCCGAGCGCGGCGACCGCTGGGGCAACCTGGTGTACCGCAAGACCGCGCGCAACTTCGGCCCCATCATGGCCAGCGCGGCGCGCGTGGCCGTGGCGCAGGTGCGCGAGATCGTCGAACTGGGCGAGCTCGATCCCGAGAACGTGGTCACCCCCGGCATCTTCGTGCAACGCGTGGTGCGGATCGACGCCGCCCCGGCCGCCAAGGAACAGCAATGA
- a CDS encoding 3-oxoacid CoA-transferase subunit B has product MSQNKLSRDEIAARVARDIPEGAYVNLGIGLPTLVANHLPADREVILHTENGMLGMGPAPAKGEEDYDLINAGKQPVTELPGCAFFHHADSFAMMRGGHLDICVLGAFQVSQHGDLANWHTGAPDAIPAVGGAMDLAIGAKDVFVMMELQTREGQSKLVQACTYPLTGVRCVSRVYTDVAVFDIRADGVTVTDLFGGVTPDELLRLTGLPLKFAN; this is encoded by the coding sequence ATGAGCCAAAACAAACTGAGCCGCGACGAGATCGCCGCGCGCGTCGCCCGCGACATTCCCGAAGGCGCCTACGTGAACCTGGGTATCGGCCTGCCGACCCTGGTCGCCAACCACCTGCCGGCCGACCGCGAAGTCATCCTGCACACCGAGAACGGCATGCTGGGCATGGGTCCGGCGCCGGCCAAGGGCGAAGAGGACTACGACCTGATCAACGCCGGCAAGCAGCCCGTGACCGAGCTGCCCGGCTGCGCCTTCTTCCACCATGCCGATTCCTTCGCCATGATGCGCGGCGGCCATCTGGACATCTGCGTGCTGGGCGCCTTCCAGGTGTCGCAGCACGGCGACCTGGCCAACTGGCACACCGGCGCCCCCGACGCGATTCCCGCGGTGGGCGGCGCGATGGACCTGGCCATCGGCGCCAAGGACGTGTTCGTCATGATGGAACTGCAGACCCGCGAAGGCCAGAGCAAGCTGGTGCAGGCCTGCACCTACCCGCTGACCGGCGTGCGCTGCGTGTCGCGCGTGTACACCGACGTGGCGGTGTTCGACATCCGCGCCGACGGCGTCACCGTGACCGACCTGTTCGGCGGCGTCACGCCCGACGAGCTGCTGCGCCTGACCGGCCTGCCGCTGAAGTTCGCGAACTGA
- the catC gene encoding muconolactone Delta-isomerase, which produces MLFMVQMQVNLPVDMPAERVDKLKADEKALAQQLQRDGKWKSLWRVVGRYANVSIFDVESNDELHTLLASLPLFPYMDIQVTALARHPSAI; this is translated from the coding sequence ATGTTGTTCATGGTTCAAATGCAAGTCAATCTGCCCGTCGACATGCCGGCCGAGCGCGTCGACAAGCTCAAGGCCGACGAAAAGGCCCTGGCGCAACAGCTGCAGCGCGACGGCAAGTGGAAGAGCCTGTGGCGCGTGGTCGGCCGCTATGCCAACGTCAGCATCTTCGACGTGGAAAGCAACGACGAGCTGCACACCCTGCTGGCCTCGCTGCCGCTGTTCCCGTACATGGACATCCAGGTGACGGCGCTGGCGCGTCATCCCTCGGCCATCTGA
- a CDS encoding YciI family protein, whose product MPYIIETFDKPGHQAVRQQQRAAHLEYLDANKGLLLACGAKLQDDGADAGGGLYLVDLDTREAAQQFIDADPFAQAGLFERVAITRWRKAYVDGVCHL is encoded by the coding sequence ATGCCCTACATCATCGAGACCTTCGACAAGCCCGGCCACCAGGCCGTGCGCCAGCAGCAGCGCGCCGCGCACCTGGAATACCTGGACGCCAACAAGGGCCTGCTGCTGGCCTGCGGCGCCAAGCTGCAGGACGACGGCGCCGATGCCGGCGGCGGCCTGTACCTGGTCGACCTGGACACGCGCGAAGCCGCGCAGCAGTTCATCGACGCCGATCCCTTCGCCCAGGCCGGCCTGTTCGAGCGCGTGGCCATCACGCGCTGGCGCAAGGCCTACGTCGACGGCGTCTGCCACCTGTAA
- the pcaD gene encoding 3-oxoadipate enol-lactonase: MSYADLSQARLYYVIDGPADAPVLVLSNSLGTCADMWARQVPELSKHFRVLRYDTRGHGKSSIPDGEYRFEQLAGDIAELLDSLGIARAHFCGLSMGGPTGIALALAHPERVDSLILCNTAARIGSAEGWTTRINAVAEQTLEKMAPALVERWLTDGYRAAEPGLSQVLVDMLRRTPDAGYSRNCAALRDADYRDRVAAIRARTLVISSTHDLAATPAQGRELAAAIPGARYVELDTSHISNWERPEEFNRAVLGFLLAQ, translated from the coding sequence ATGTCTTATGCCGATCTCAGCCAGGCCCGGCTGTACTACGTCATCGACGGCCCCGCCGACGCGCCCGTGCTGGTGCTGTCCAATTCGCTGGGCACCTGCGCCGACATGTGGGCGCGCCAGGTGCCTGAGCTGAGCAAGCATTTCCGCGTGCTGCGCTACGACACGCGCGGACACGGCAAGTCCTCGATCCCCGACGGCGAATACCGCTTCGAACAGCTGGCCGGCGACATCGCCGAGCTGCTGGACAGCCTGGGCATCGCGCGCGCCCACTTCTGCGGCCTGTCCATGGGCGGCCCCACCGGCATCGCGCTGGCGCTGGCCCACCCGGAACGGGTCGACAGCCTGATCCTGTGCAACACGGCCGCCCGCATCGGCTCGGCCGAAGGCTGGACCACGCGCATCAACGCCGTGGCCGAACAGACGCTGGAAAAGATGGCGCCGGCCCTGGTCGAACGCTGGCTGACCGACGGCTACCGCGCCGCCGAGCCGGGCCTGTCGCAGGTGCTGGTGGACATGCTGCGCCGCACGCCGGACGCCGGCTACTCGCGCAACTGCGCCGCGCTGCGCGACGCCGACTACCGCGACCGCGTCGCCGCCATCCGCGCGCGCACGCTGGTCATCTCCAGCACCCACGACCTGGCCGCCACGCCGGCCCAGGGCCGCGAGCTGGCCGCCGCCATCCCCGGCGCGCGCTACGTCGAGCTGGACACGTCACACATCTCCAACTGGGAACGGCCCGAGGAATTCAACCGCGCCGTGCTCGGCTTCCTGCTGGCCCAGTGA
- a CDS encoding cyclase family protein gives MQRWKHRPEGSNWGDFGPDDQLGRLNLITEEQVLKGAREIRAGKTFCLSLPLDLPGGNVLNPRRHPPQLSPTRLRDTPYLNFPLRNVNPDALDVLSDDQVLLSMQYSTQWDALAHVGALFDADGDGRPELRYYNGYAAGVDVIGPADGSHAGCGCDSGGPSAALKLGIEHLAQKGMQGRGVLVDLERHYGAGRTLIGHAELMRVIEADGIEIEPGDMLVLRTGYAEAVVAMNGQPDADTLHSYGAALDGTDEALLQWITDSGIAAICADNYAVEAYPARERSGPRPMLPLHHHCLFKLGLPLAELWYLKDLADWLRANGRHRFMLTAPPLRLPHAIGSPVTPIATV, from the coding sequence ATGCAACGCTGGAAACACCGGCCCGAGGGCTCGAACTGGGGCGACTTCGGCCCCGACGACCAACTCGGCCGCCTCAACCTCATCACCGAAGAACAGGTGCTCAAGGGCGCCCGCGAGATCCGCGCCGGCAAGACCTTCTGCCTGTCGCTGCCGCTGGACCTGCCCGGCGGCAACGTGCTCAACCCGCGCCGCCATCCGCCGCAGCTGAGCCCGACGCGGCTGCGCGACACGCCCTACCTGAACTTCCCGCTGCGCAACGTCAATCCCGACGCGCTGGACGTGCTGAGCGACGACCAGGTGCTGCTGTCCATGCAGTACTCGACGCAATGGGACGCGCTGGCCCACGTCGGCGCGCTGTTCGACGCCGACGGCGACGGCCGGCCCGAGCTGCGCTACTACAACGGCTATGCCGCCGGCGTGGACGTGATCGGCCCGGCCGACGGCAGCCACGCGGGCTGCGGCTGCGACAGCGGCGGCCCGTCGGCGGCGCTGAAGCTGGGCATCGAGCACCTGGCGCAGAAAGGCATGCAGGGACGCGGCGTGCTGGTCGACCTGGAACGCCACTACGGCGCCGGCCGCACGCTGATCGGCCACGCCGAGCTGATGCGCGTGATCGAGGCCGACGGCATCGAGATCGAGCCGGGCGACATGCTGGTGCTGCGCACCGGCTACGCCGAGGCCGTGGTCGCCATGAACGGCCAGCCCGACGCCGACACGCTGCACAGCTACGGCGCCGCGCTGGACGGCACCGACGAGGCGCTGCTGCAGTGGATCACCGACAGCGGCATCGCCGCCATCTGCGCCGATAACTACGCGGTGGAAGCCTATCCCGCGCGCGAACGCAGCGGCCCGCGGCCCATGCTGCCCTTGCACCACCACTGCCTGTTCAAGCTGGGCCTGCCGCTGGCCGAACTGTGGTATCTGAAGGACCTGGCCGACTGGCTGCGCGCCAATGGCCGCCACCGCTTCATGCTGACCGCGCCGCCGCTGCGCCTGCCGCACGCCATCGGCTCGCCGGTGACGCCGATCGCCACGGTCTGA
- a CDS encoding PsiF family protein — MFSRTSQLASALVLSACFAGAAFAQTAAPAAAQPAKTPTPQQQRMADCNKSAEGKKGDDRKTYMSACLKGEQPAPAKQLTPQQQKMKDCNAKAGEQKLTGDKRKTFMSTCLKG; from the coding sequence ATGTTTTCCCGCACCAGCCAGCTGGCTTCGGCCTTAGTCCTTTCCGCTTGCTTCGCCGGGGCCGCGTTCGCGCAGACCGCCGCGCCCGCCGCCGCCCAGCCCGCCAAGACCCCCACGCCGCAGCAGCAGCGCATGGCCGACTGCAACAAGTCGGCCGAGGGCAAGAAGGGCGACGATCGCAAGACCTACATGAGCGCCTGTCTGAAGGGCGAGCAGCCGGCGCCGGCCAAGCAGCTCACGCCACAGCAGCAGAAGATGAAGGACTGCAACGCCAAGGCCGGCGAGCAGAAGCTCACCGGCGACAAGCGCAAGACCTTCATGAGCACCTGCCTGAAGGGCTGA
- a CDS encoding FxLYD domain-containing protein, translated as MKTALAFLAALACLAGGGASAQSLAYGVTLGNIQTVRDAQNGSTITGSLANQSARPINSVMLTFVLYDEQGREIGRVQDGVTGPLAPGQIRLVRAVTPLPAARVTALDVQAW; from the coding sequence ATGAAAACCGCCCTAGCCTTCCTTGCCGCGCTGGCCTGCCTGGCCGGCGGCGGCGCGTCGGCGCAAAGCCTGGCCTACGGCGTCACGCTGGGCAATATCCAGACCGTGCGCGACGCCCAGAACGGCTCCACCATCACCGGCTCGCTCGCCAATCAATCCGCCCGCCCCATCAACAGCGTCATGCTGACCTTTGTGCTGTACGACGAACAGGGCCGCGAGATCGGCCGGGTGCAGGACGGCGTGACGGGACCGCTGGCGCCGGGACAGATCCGGCTGGTGAGGGCAGTCACGCCGCTGCCGGCGGCGCGGGTGACGGCGCTGGACGTGCAGGCCTGGTAG
- a CDS encoding carbonic anhydrase has product MFPKRLADGYQSFLDGRFPAERSRYQKLAETGQNPEILIIGCCDSRVAPELIFDAGPGEMFVVRNVANLVPPCDPDTESSYHGTSAAIEFAVNGLNVKHIVVLGHASCGGVRAFYDDAKPLSRGDFIRKWMTQIEPVAEGLGESTGDRNADLKRLELAVIKQSLNNLLTFPFIRRRVESGELELHGTYFGVATGVLFLLDKDSGEFHPCVENGVTK; this is encoded by the coding sequence ATGTTCCCCAAAAGACTCGCTGACGGCTATCAATCCTTCCTCGACGGCCGCTTCCCCGCCGAGCGTTCGCGCTACCAGAAGCTGGCGGAAACCGGACAAAACCCGGAAATCCTGATCATCGGCTGCTGCGACTCCCGCGTCGCCCCGGAACTGATTTTCGACGCCGGACCGGGCGAGATGTTCGTGGTGCGCAACGTGGCCAACCTGGTGCCGCCCTGTGACCCGGACACCGAATCGTCCTATCACGGCACCAGCGCCGCCATCGAATTCGCGGTCAACGGCCTGAACGTCAAGCACATCGTGGTGCTGGGCCACGCGTCCTGCGGCGGCGTGCGCGCGTTCTACGACGACGCCAAGCCGCTGAGCCGCGGCGACTTCATCCGCAAGTGGATGACCCAGATCGAGCCCGTGGCCGAAGGCCTGGGCGAATCCACCGGCGACCGCAACGCCGACCTCAAGCGCCTGGAACTGGCCGTGATCAAGCAGAGCCTGAACAATCTGCTGACCTTCCCCTTCATCCGCCGCCGCGTCGAAAGCGGCGAGCTGGAACTGCACGGCACCTACTTCGGCGTCGCCACCGGCGTGCTGTTCCTGCTGGACAAGGACAGCGGCGAATTCCACCCCTGCGTGGAAAACGGCGTCACGAAGTAA
- a CDS encoding M48 family metallopeptidase encodes MVFVLGLGVPVAMAIIALWQWQRVGALPTVPVTSLRYYGQRSPWVHDALALLAPLTLLLGVLATASFCAALVAIRRATARAMQSRDALMQAFENGRRWLPKFMLSQTVLVFGGLITLLSFEAIIILSRPGVSDGGVKLGVFLAMVALALAWYGFKMLYGALRQSERQGEPEPILLMGQSLAPHQAPRLWEFVREIAKRTDARAPDAVVVGLNEGFFVTEHPVALVSGQPVPEGRVLYLPLPYMAFLDRAQVSAVIAHELGHFTGEDTGYSLRFAPIYRSFLDSIFAITNEHDEKDDGSRAWVAAPVTLYGKWFLASFEEAMHHWSRERELAADAFGSRIAGTESSALALLRISGLHRIVDAALAHNQQAPAEERGGVLKMVRRLVAEHGLDDPQERLQDQQAHPLDSHPSLKQRLEALGVAITPELLARARDPRDAALLVELGLESAVSA; translated from the coding sequence ATGGTTTTTGTCCTGGGCCTTGGCGTGCCGGTGGCTATGGCGATCATCGCGCTATGGCAATGGCAGCGCGTTGGCGCCTTGCCGACGGTGCCGGTGACATCCTTGCGTTATTACGGGCAGCGCAGCCCGTGGGTGCATGACGCGCTGGCGCTGCTGGCGCCCTTGACGCTGTTGCTGGGCGTCCTGGCGACCGCGTCCTTCTGCGCGGCGCTGGTGGCGATCCGCCGCGCCACGGCGCGGGCCATGCAGTCGCGCGACGCACTGATGCAGGCCTTCGAGAACGGCCGCCGCTGGCTGCCGAAGTTCATGCTGTCGCAGACCGTGCTGGTGTTCGGCGGACTGATCACCCTGCTGAGTTTCGAAGCCATCATCATCCTGAGCCGGCCGGGCGTGTCGGACGGCGGCGTCAAGCTGGGCGTGTTCCTCGCCATGGTCGCGCTGGCGCTGGCCTGGTACGGCTTCAAGATGCTGTATGGCGCGCTGCGCCAGTCCGAGCGCCAGGGCGAGCCCGAGCCCATTCTGCTCATGGGCCAGTCGCTGGCGCCGCATCAGGCGCCGCGCCTGTGGGAGTTCGTGCGCGAGATCGCCAAGCGGACAGACGCGCGCGCGCCCGACGCGGTCGTTGTCGGCCTGAACGAAGGCTTCTTCGTCACCGAGCATCCGGTGGCGCTGGTCAGCGGCCAGCCGGTGCCCGAGGGGCGCGTGCTATACCTGCCCTTGCCCTATATGGCTTTCCTGGATCGCGCCCAGGTGTCCGCCGTGATCGCGCACGAGCTTGGCCATTTCACCGGCGAGGACACGGGCTACAGCCTGCGCTTCGCGCCCATTTACCGCAGTTTCCTGGACAGCATCTTCGCCATCACCAACGAGCACGACGAGAAGGACGACGGCTCGCGCGCCTGGGTCGCCGCCCCGGTCACGCTGTATGGCAAATGGTTCCTCGCCAGTTTCGAGGAAGCCATGCATCACTGGAGCCGCGAGCGCGAGCTGGCGGCCGACGCTTTCGGCAGCCGCATCGCCGGCACGGAATCGTCCGCGCTGGCGCTGCTGCGCATTTCCGGGCTGCACCGGATCGTGGACGCGGCGCTGGCGCACAACCAGCAGGCGCCGGCAGAGGAGCGCGGCGGCGTGCTGAAGATGGTGCGCCGGCTGGTCGCCGAGCACGGGCTGGATGACCCGCAAGAGCGCCTGCAGGACCAGCAGGCGCATCCGCTGGACAGCCACCCGTCGCTCAAGCAGCGCCTGGAGGCGCTGGGCGTGGCCATCACGCCCGAGCTGCTGGCCCGCGCGCGCGATCCGCGCGACGCCGCGCTGCTGGTCGAGCTGGGGCTGGAATCGGCCGTGTCCGCTTGA